A window of Natrinema salifodinae contains these coding sequences:
- a CDS encoding putative manganese transporter: MNELLTVLLESLRDGYVQVSAFVAVTVLAFGLVQYRTDGAALAAVEDNERLQVLFGGLLGLTPGCGGAIVVMPLYVRGTVSFGTVVATLGATAGDSAFVILALAPEAALYAYAIAFAASVVTGYLVDSVGLGVSRVDAAVTQLSPAATPDGGTVVNSGVGPNPAHDYAGPAPTHAHESGPDRHSRVLTPISHLAHVAWWLAAVAGLVLGTLYLLRGGPEVPIAVGLGFDGLFTVTGIVGALLSLYLYVVGRHYVGEGEIARARDSFASVYDTLTHAAMETSFVTVWVLVAFLVYEYFVLLTGANIATLAAAAGVLAPIGGAAVGLIPGCGPQILLASVYAEGGLPFSALTANAIAQDGDALFPLLAVDAKAAIVATIYNFLPAVVVGVALHLLWGPVFGMAEFGFGVL, from the coding sequence GTGAACGAGCTGCTGACGGTCCTCCTCGAGTCGCTGCGGGACGGCTACGTTCAGGTGAGTGCGTTCGTCGCGGTGACGGTGCTCGCGTTCGGCCTGGTCCAGTACCGAACGGACGGTGCCGCGCTCGCCGCGGTCGAGGACAACGAGCGACTGCAGGTGCTGTTCGGCGGCCTGCTCGGACTGACGCCGGGCTGTGGCGGCGCGATCGTCGTGATGCCGCTGTACGTCCGCGGGACGGTCAGTTTCGGCACCGTCGTCGCGACGCTGGGTGCGACCGCGGGCGACTCGGCGTTCGTTATCCTCGCGCTCGCACCGGAGGCCGCCCTGTACGCCTACGCCATCGCCTTCGCGGCGTCCGTGGTCACGGGGTACCTGGTCGATTCGGTCGGCCTGGGCGTCTCGCGGGTCGACGCCGCCGTCACGCAGCTCTCGCCCGCCGCGACGCCGGACGGCGGCACCGTCGTCAACAGCGGGGTCGGGCCGAACCCGGCCCACGACTACGCCGGCCCGGCCCCGACCCACGCCCACGAGAGCGGCCCCGATCGGCACTCTCGAGTCCTCACGCCGATCTCACACCTCGCACACGTCGCGTGGTGGCTCGCCGCCGTCGCGGGGCTGGTCCTCGGAACGCTCTATCTGCTCCGGGGCGGTCCCGAGGTCCCGATCGCGGTCGGCCTCGGATTCGACGGGCTCTTCACCGTCACCGGGATCGTCGGCGCACTCCTGTCGCTGTATCTCTACGTCGTCGGCCGCCACTACGTCGGCGAGGGGGAGATCGCACGGGCTCGAGACTCCTTCGCGTCGGTGTACGATACGCTCACTCACGCGGCGATGGAGACCAGTTTCGTCACCGTCTGGGTGCTCGTGGCCTTCCTCGTCTACGAGTATTTCGTCCTCCTCACGGGGGCGAACATCGCCACGCTCGCGGCGGCGGCCGGCGTCCTGGCGCCGATCGGCGGCGCGGCCGTGGGGCTGATCCCCGGCTGCGGCCCGCAGATCCTGCTGGCGAGCGTCTACGCCGAGGGCGGGCTGCCCTTTTCGGCGCTGACCGCCAACGCGATCGCTCAGGACGGCGACGCCCTGTTTCCGTTACTGGCGGTCGACGCAAAGGCCGCTATCGTGGCCACGATCTACAACTTCCTGCCAGCCGTCGTCGTCGGCGTCGCGCTCCACCTGCTGTGGGGCCCCGTCTTCGGGATGGCGGAGTTCGGGTTCGGCGTGCTCTGA
- the nrfD gene encoding NrfD/PsrC family molybdoenzyme membrane anchor subunit: protein MGTKTPSEADILRPIGTTSKTYFALVAIAGLAFTAFLVGWGYQMAKGMAVTGLGDWGSGGGATWGIYIGAFIWWVGIAHGGIILSAAVRLLGMDRYMPVARLAELLTIAGLSAASFYIIVHLGRPDRMVTSVVGHYHVTVHASPLVWDVTVITAYFVLTATYLGLTLRYDVSRLRDDLPDRLDPIYKLMTIGYTEREDRVVERMVWWLALAIIIMAPLLLHGGVIPWLFAVIPTMPTWFGGVQGPQFLTIALTSAISGVILLSFAFRRAYDWDHIITDDIFRGLLLWLGFFCLLFLWLQLQQNITGLFTAPVDLTHAAEARATEPLYLLAMGLVFVVLTYIFAQALRPELFTKRRAAVAGIAVLAATLTEKVLFVVEGFLHPTFDIYHATPGVYIPSLIEIASITGTIGMVGLFFLSVAKVFPVVELHAIEHLRDDHESHD, encoded by the coding sequence ATGGGGACGAAAACGCCGAGCGAGGCCGACATCCTGCGACCGATCGGAACGACCTCGAAAACGTACTTCGCGCTGGTCGCTATCGCGGGACTGGCGTTCACCGCCTTTCTCGTCGGCTGGGGGTACCAGATGGCGAAGGGCATGGCCGTCACCGGCCTCGGTGACTGGGGGAGCGGCGGCGGCGCAACCTGGGGCATCTACATCGGCGCGTTCATCTGGTGGGTCGGCATCGCCCACGGCGGGATCATCCTCTCGGCCGCCGTCCGCCTGCTGGGCATGGATCGGTACATGCCGGTCGCACGACTCGCCGAGTTGTTGACCATCGCCGGCCTCTCGGCCGCCAGCTTCTACATTATCGTTCATCTCGGTCGCCCGGACCGGATGGTCACGAGCGTCGTCGGCCACTACCACGTCACGGTCCACGCCTCGCCGCTGGTGTGGGACGTGACGGTCATCACGGCGTACTTCGTGTTGACGGCGACCTACCTCGGCCTGACGCTGCGCTACGACGTCAGTCGTCTGCGCGATGACCTGCCGGACCGGCTCGATCCGATTTACAAGCTCATGACGATCGGCTACACCGAGCGGGAGGATCGGGTCGTCGAGCGGATGGTCTGGTGGCTCGCGCTCGCGATCATCATCATGGCCCCGCTGTTGCTCCACGGCGGCGTCATTCCGTGGCTGTTCGCCGTGATCCCGACGATGCCGACCTGGTTCGGCGGCGTCCAGGGGCCGCAGTTCCTCACCATCGCCCTGACTTCGGCGATCAGCGGCGTTATCCTGCTCTCGTTCGCCTTCCGCCGCGCCTACGACTGGGATCACATCATCACCGACGACATCTTCCGCGGGCTGTTGCTGTGGCTCGGCTTCTTCTGTCTCCTCTTCCTGTGGCTGCAGCTCCAGCAGAACATCACCGGGCTGTTCACGGCGCCCGTCGACCTCACGCACGCGGCCGAGGCCAGGGCCACCGAACCGCTCTACCTCCTCGCGATGGGACTGGTCTTCGTCGTGCTGACGTACATCTTCGCCCAGGCGCTCCGCCCGGAACTATTTACGAAGCGACGAGCCGCCGTCGCCGGGATCGCGGTGCTCGCCGCGACGCTCACCGAGAAGGTGCTGTTCGTCGTCGAGGGGTTCCTGCACCCCACGTTCGACATCTACCACGCGACGCCAGGCGTGTACATTCCGAGCCTGATCGAGATCGCGTCGATCACTGGGACGATCGGCATGGTCGGCCTGTTCTTCCTCAGCGTCGCCAAGGTGTTCCCGGTCGTCGAACTCCACGCGATCGAACACCTGCGGGACGACCACGAATCCCACGACTAG
- a CDS encoding GNAT family N-acetyltransferase gives MDIRPASRDDRERIRTVARDTWHDTYDELDGETIDETIDEWYGDEALETALSKPGTAFLVAEKEREIVGFTHGVVTEEEGDVLRMSVHPDHQGEGIGTALYEHLREDLQDFNMERMRAIDLASNEGGRKFYETHGFEQTDEDEVEIGGEQRREVVYTLEL, from the coding sequence ATGGATATCAGACCAGCTAGCCGCGACGATCGCGAGCGCATCAGGACCGTCGCCCGCGACACCTGGCACGACACCTACGACGAACTCGACGGCGAGACCATCGACGAAACGATCGACGAGTGGTACGGCGACGAGGCCCTCGAGACGGCGCTGTCGAAGCCTGGGACCGCCTTCCTCGTCGCGGAGAAAGAGCGCGAAATCGTCGGTTTCACCCACGGCGTCGTCACCGAGGAGGAGGGCGACGTCCTCCGGATGTCCGTCCATCCGGACCACCAGGGCGAGGGGATCGGCACCGCGCTGTACGAGCACCTTCGCGAGGACTTACAGGACTTCAACATGGAACGGATGCGCGCGATCGACCTGGCCTCGAACGAGGGCGGCCGGAAGTTCTACGAGACTCACGGATTCGAACAGACCGACGAGGACGAGGTCGAGATCGGCGGCGAGCAGCGGCGGGAAGTGGTCTACACGCTCGAACTGTAG
- a CDS encoding SUI1 family translation initiation factor: MADDELDDLLDELDTHGDLETSQQVLSIRTESRRYDKPVTIIEGFDLPDSEVKSIASDLKSSMGTGGTVDDGRIELQGDHRDRVPDLLRDRGFDVQE, from the coding sequence ATGGCAGACGACGAACTCGACGACCTGCTCGACGAACTCGACACACACGGCGACCTCGAGACCTCCCAGCAGGTGCTGTCGATCCGCACCGAGAGCCGGCGCTACGACAAGCCGGTGACGATCATCGAGGGGTTCGACCTCCCGGACTCGGAAGTCAAGTCGATCGCATCGGATCTGAAGAGTTCGATGGGGACGGGCGGGACGGTCGACGACGGCCGCATCGAACTCCAGGGCGACCACCGCGACCGCGTTCCGGACCTGCTCCGCGATCGGGGGTTCGACGTCCAAGAGTGA
- a CDS encoding DUF192 domain-containing protein, giving the protein MKDTWTRRHVLGLAGTVAAAGCLNAIDPSDETDEPTDGDETEPGNGTEADDGDDEESTVHADYETTEVTVGTPEGDELGEVTAAIADTDDLRFLGLSDTEELPEDRGMLFVYESVEDRTFVMREMDFGIDIIYADADGTITGIHHASEPGPDEDGNEQEYPGRGQYVLEVNYEWTSERDVSEGDVLAFDLDG; this is encoded by the coding sequence ATGAAAGACACGTGGACTCGGCGACATGTGCTCGGGCTCGCCGGGACAGTCGCGGCCGCCGGCTGTCTGAATGCGATCGATCCGAGCGACGAGACGGACGAGCCGACCGACGGCGACGAGACCGAACCGGGCAACGGAACGGAGGCCGACGACGGCGACGACGAGGAATCGACGGTCCACGCGGACTACGAAACGACCGAGGTCACGGTCGGTACGCCCGAGGGTGACGAACTGGGCGAGGTGACGGCGGCGATTGCCGACACGGACGACCTGCGATTCCTCGGCTTGAGCGATACCGAGGAACTCCCCGAGGACCGCGGGATGCTGTTCGTCTACGAGTCGGTCGAGGACCGCACCTTCGTCATGCGGGAGATGGACTTCGGGATCGATATAATCTACGCCGACGCGGACGGCACGATCACCGGAATCCACCACGCGTCCGAACCCGGCCCGGACGAGGACGGGAACGAGCAGGAATATCCCGGTCGAGGCCAGTACGTGCTCGAGGTCAACTACGAGTGGACGAGTGAACGCGACGTCAGCGAGGGGGACGTACTGGCGTTCGATCTGGACGGGTAA
- a CDS encoding excinuclease ABC subunit C, with protein MNADGVRERAGSLPREPGVYQFREDDTTLYVGKAVDLRDRVRSYADPRSARIRRMVDRADDIEIAVTDTETQALLLEANLIKRHQPRYNVRLKDDKSYPMIQLTAHEAPKIEITRDPDGEAKGAPGASGPTVFGPFTNKGQVETVVKALRETYGVRGCSDHKYAGRDRPCLDYEMGLCTAPCTREIDLESYGEDVTAVERFLEGETGILADPLRREMEAAAQDQNFERAANLRDRLETVEAFHGEGGEAVQSVGDERAVDVLGVAIEGEDATVARLRAEDGKLIDRDRHTLEAPATEDGEAVPSVLAAFIVQYYAERRLPDALLLPERHGDAEVAAWLDTEGVAVRVPGAGREAKLVDLALKNARRNAGRRDECGMLADALDLDAARRIEGFDVSHAQGKSAVGSNVTFVDGSAEKADYRRKKLTDQNDDYDNMRTLLEWRARRAVEGRDDRPDPDLLLIDGGEGQLEAARDALADAGWDVPAVGLAKAEERVITPRREFSWPSDAPHLHLLQRVRDEAHRFAVQYHQTIRDEVKTVLDDVKGVGPETRKRLLGRFGSVENVREASVEDLRSVEGIGEKTAETIKSRL; from the coding sequence ATGAACGCCGACGGGGTTCGCGAGCGTGCCGGATCGTTGCCGCGAGAGCCCGGCGTCTACCAGTTTCGGGAGGACGATACCACCCTCTACGTCGGGAAAGCGGTCGACCTGCGGGATCGGGTGCGGTCCTACGCCGATCCCCGAAGCGCCCGGATCCGCCGGATGGTCGACCGCGCTGACGATATCGAGATCGCCGTCACCGACACCGAGACGCAGGCGCTGTTGCTCGAGGCGAACCTGATCAAGCGCCACCAGCCTCGCTACAACGTCCGACTGAAGGACGACAAGTCCTACCCGATGATCCAGTTGACGGCCCACGAGGCCCCCAAAATCGAGATCACCCGCGATCCCGACGGCGAGGCGAAAGGCGCCCCGGGTGCGAGCGGGCCGACCGTCTTCGGTCCGTTCACGAACAAGGGCCAGGTCGAGACCGTCGTGAAGGCCCTGCGGGAGACCTACGGCGTCCGCGGCTGTTCGGACCACAAGTACGCGGGCCGCGACCGGCCCTGCCTCGACTACGAGATGGGGCTGTGTACCGCACCCTGCACTCGCGAAATCGACCTCGAGAGCTACGGCGAGGACGTCACCGCCGTCGAGCGCTTCCTCGAGGGCGAGACCGGTATCCTCGCCGACCCGCTGCGCCGCGAGATGGAAGCTGCCGCACAGGACCAGAACTTCGAGCGCGCGGCGAACCTCCGAGACCGGCTCGAAACCGTCGAGGCCTTTCACGGCGAGGGCGGCGAGGCGGTCCAGTCGGTCGGCGACGAGCGGGCCGTCGACGTCCTCGGCGTCGCCATCGAAGGCGAGGACGCCACCGTTGCCAGGCTGCGCGCCGAGGACGGAAAGCTGATCGACCGGGACCGCCACACGCTCGAGGCCCCGGCGACCGAGGACGGCGAGGCGGTCCCGAGCGTCCTGGCAGCCTTCATCGTCCAGTACTACGCCGAGCGCCGGCTGCCGGACGCCCTCCTCCTCCCCGAGCGCCACGGCGACGCGGAGGTCGCCGCCTGGCTCGACACCGAGGGCGTTGCCGTCCGCGTGCCGGGTGCGGGCCGGGAGGCCAAGCTCGTCGACCTCGCGCTGAAGAACGCCAGGCGCAACGCGGGCCGGCGCGACGAGTGCGGGATGCTCGCGGACGCGCTCGACCTCGACGCGGCCCGGCGAATCGAGGGGTTCGACGTGAGCCACGCCCAGGGGAAGTCGGCGGTCGGTAGTAACGTCACCTTCGTCGACGGCAGCGCCGAGAAGGCCGACTACCGGCGGAAGAAGCTGACCGACCAGAACGACGACTACGACAACATGCGGACCCTCCTCGAGTGGCGCGCCAGGCGGGCCGTCGAGGGGCGGGACGACCGACCCGATCCGGACCTGCTGCTGATCGACGGCGGCGAGGGGCAACTCGAGGCCGCCCGCGATGCGCTCGCCGATGCGGGCTGGGACGTGCCGGCGGTCGGCCTGGCGAAGGCCGAGGAGCGGGTGATCACGCCCCGCCGGGAGTTCTCGTGGCCGAGCGACGCGCCGCACCTGCATCTCCTCCAGCGGGTACGCGACGAGGCCCACCGCTTTGCGGTGCAGTATCACCAGACGATCCGCGACGAGGTGAAGACGGTGCTCGACGATGTCAAGGGCGTCGGCCCCGAGACGCGCAAGCGACTACTCGGTCGGTTCGGCAGCGTCGAGAACGTCCGCGAGGCGAGCGTCGAGGACCTCCGGAGCGTCGAGGGAATCGGCGAAAAAACCGCCGAGACGATCAAGTCGCGACTCTAA
- a CDS encoding ABC transporter ATP-binding protein translates to MAAITVDDLTKSYGQTLALEDLSFRVREGEVFGFLGPNGAGKSTTINVILDFARPTAGEVSVLGMDAQRRSREIRQRTGVLPEGVELYDRLTARQHLEFAIESKGAADEPEALLERVGLVDAIDRKAGGYSKGMSQRLMLAMALVGEPDILILDEPSTGLDPNGAREMREIVREENERGATVFFSSHIMEQVEAVCDRVGILRDGQMVAVDSVEGLRDSVEGGTSLRVTVDRIDDDALQAIRSLPDVGGATVEGREPPTIVVQVDGSKTAVLSALEDRGIDVRDFSTTEASLDDVFQSYTTGAGTGVEAR, encoded by the coding sequence ATGGCCGCTATCACAGTCGACGACCTGACCAAGTCCTACGGTCAGACCCTCGCGCTCGAGGACCTTTCCTTTCGGGTCCGCGAGGGCGAGGTGTTCGGCTTCCTCGGTCCGAACGGCGCCGGTAAGTCGACGACGATCAACGTCATCCTCGATTTCGCCCGCCCGACCGCCGGCGAGGTCAGCGTCCTCGGTATGGACGCCCAACGACGCAGCCGGGAGATCCGCCAGCGCACCGGCGTTCTCCCCGAAGGCGTCGAACTCTACGACCGGCTGACCGCCCGCCAGCACCTCGAGTTTGCCATCGAGTCCAAGGGCGCCGCCGACGAGCCCGAGGCGTTACTCGAGCGGGTCGGCCTGGTCGACGCGATCGACAGGAAAGCCGGCGGGTACTCGAAAGGGATGTCCCAGCGGCTCATGCTCGCGATGGCCCTGGTCGGCGAGCCCGATATCCTGATCTTAGACGAGCCGTCCACCGGCCTCGACCCCAACGGAGCCCGCGAGATGCGCGAAATCGTCCGCGAGGAGAACGAGCGGGGTGCGACCGTCTTCTTCTCGAGTCACATCATGGAGCAGGTCGAAGCGGTCTGCGACCGCGTCGGCATCCTCCGGGACGGCCAGATGGTCGCCGTCGACTCCGTCGAGGGGCTTCGCGACTCCGTCGAGGGCGGCACCTCGCTGCGGGTCACCGTCGACCGGATCGACGACGACGCCCTTCAGGCGATCCGCTCGCTCCCCGACGTCGGCGGCGCAACCGTCGAGGGCCGGGAGCCCCCGACGATCGTCGTGCAGGTCGACGGCTCGAAGACGGCGGTCCTCTCGGCGCTCGAGGACCGCGGCATCGACGTGCGGGACTTCTCGACGACTGAAGCCTCGCTCGACGACGTCTTCCAGTCGTATACCACGGGCGCCGGCACGGGGGTGGAAGCGCGATGA
- a CDS encoding ABC transporter permease, translating to MSSETGTAPETQSSAGGAPTSSVNIESVRTIAKKDFQDSVRSWLFWGLSAFFFTLMAVLAGFLSWANPDDFTTLNFISMVSQVCKLIIPLIALVLGWKSIAGERETGSIKVLLSLPHSRKDVLLGKLLGRTAVLSLSLIIGFLIAMVAVAFAVSEFSLSAYIAFLAMTLLYALAYMSIAVSLSSLTRSTTMAGAGMFGVFVLFYIVWNSIQQALQLLMNRGYIEGVTYTVSGLGGQQVELTRLPSWAQFIDMIDPGNAYQNTITIFSALSGEELGTTVRDVAYPNGVPFFLEDWFSFVILLFWIVVPIAVALYRFDRVDI from the coding sequence ATGAGTTCCGAAACCGGAACCGCACCCGAAACGCAGTCGAGCGCGGGCGGTGCGCCGACGAGTTCGGTCAACATAGAGAGCGTCCGGACGATCGCGAAGAAGGACTTTCAGGACTCGGTCCGGTCGTGGCTGTTCTGGGGCCTGAGCGCGTTCTTCTTCACGCTGATGGCCGTCCTGGCCGGCTTCCTCTCGTGGGCGAATCCAGACGATTTCACGACGCTCAACTTCATCTCGATGGTCAGCCAGGTGTGTAAGCTGATCATTCCGTTGATCGCGCTCGTACTCGGCTGGAAATCTATCGCCGGCGAGCGCGAGACCGGGAGCATCAAGGTCCTGCTCTCGCTGCCCCACTCCCGGAAGGACGTCCTTCTCGGGAAGCTGCTGGGCCGGACGGCCGTGCTCTCGCTGTCGCTCATCATCGGCTTTCTCATCGCCATGGTCGCCGTCGCGTTCGCGGTCTCGGAGTTCTCGCTCTCCGCGTACATCGCCTTCCTGGCGATGACACTCCTCTACGCGCTCGCGTACATGAGCATCGCCGTCTCGCTGTCGTCGCTGACCCGTTCGACGACGATGGCCGGCGCGGGGATGTTCGGCGTCTTCGTCCTGTTCTACATCGTCTGGAACTCGATCCAGCAGGCGCTACAGCTCCTGATGAACCGCGGGTACATTGAGGGCGTCACGTACACCGTCTCCGGGCTGGGCGGTCAACAGGTCGAACTGACTCGACTGCCCAGCTGGGCCCAGTTCATCGACATGATCGATCCGGGCAACGCATACCAGAACACGATCACGATCTTCAGCGCGCTCTCGGGTGAGGAGCTCGGTACGACCGTCCGGGACGTCGCCTATCCGAACGGCGTCCCCTTCTTCCTGGAGGACTGGTTCTCCTTCGTCATCCTCCTGTTCTGGATCGTCGTCCCGATCGCCGTCGCGCTCTACCGGTTCGACCGCGTCGACATCTGA
- a CDS encoding ArsA family ATPase, which produces MTDTHCIFYGGKGGVGKTTCAAATGLSLAGAGRETLVVSTDPAHSLADSFEADLGSEPTELDGIEPSPARADGADRAAAGSLWAVEIDPETQRERYETLARALAADLRSAGISLSDAEVERLFAGGAPAGSDEIAALDLLVEYVDSGEWDVVVFDTAPTGHTLRLFDMPDVMSRALETTRSLRGQARRIGTAARTAMFGPMSMLGGSDDEEESLAAFQARLERARELLVDPERTEFRVVLLPQSMAISESERLVARLREAGVSVERLVVNRVFEAPHEGCPRCRERRERHEERLAEIRATFPELDVLTLPELEGEVQGRESLAVVADRLPD; this is translated from the coding sequence GTGACCGACACCCACTGCATCTTCTACGGCGGCAAGGGCGGCGTCGGCAAGACGACCTGCGCCGCGGCCACGGGGCTCTCGCTGGCCGGCGCGGGCCGAGAGACGCTCGTCGTCTCGACCGATCCCGCCCACTCCCTGGCGGACTCGTTCGAGGCCGACCTCGGGTCGGAGCCGACCGAACTCGACGGAATCGAACCCTCGCCAGCGCGCGCCGACGGGGCCGATCGGGCGGCGGCGGGCAGTCTCTGGGCCGTTGAGATCGACCCCGAGACCCAGCGCGAGCGCTACGAAACGCTGGCGCGGGCGCTCGCCGCTGACCTCCGCAGCGCCGGGATCAGCCTCTCCGACGCGGAGGTCGAGCGACTCTTCGCCGGCGGCGCGCCGGCCGGCAGCGACGAGATCGCCGCGCTCGACCTCTTAGTCGAGTACGTCGACTCGGGCGAGTGGGACGTCGTCGTCTTCGACACCGCGCCGACGGGCCACACCCTCCGGCTGTTCGACATGCCCGACGTGATGAGCCGGGCGCTCGAGACGACCCGCTCGCTGCGCGGCCAGGCGCGCCGGATCGGGACCGCGGCCCGGACGGCGATGTTCGGTCCGATGTCGATGCTGGGTGGATCCGACGACGAGGAAGAGAGCCTGGCGGCGTTTCAGGCACGCCTCGAGCGCGCCCGCGAGCTGTTGGTCGACCCCGAGCGCACGGAGTTCCGTGTCGTCCTCCTCCCGCAGTCGATGGCGATTTCGGAGTCCGAACGGCTCGTCGCGCGGCTCCGCGAGGCCGGCGTGTCGGTGGAACGCCTGGTCGTGAACCGCGTGTTCGAGGCCCCCCACGAGGGCTGTCCGCGCTGTCGCGAGCGCAGGGAGCGCCACGAGGAGCGACTCGCCGAGATCCGGGCGACGTTTCCCGAACTCGACGTCCTGACGCTGCCGGAGCTCGAGGGAGAGGTCCAAGGCCGCGAGTCGCTCGCGGTCGTCGCGGACCGACTGCCGGACTGA
- a CDS encoding GNAT family N-acetyltransferase — translation MSIFPAEMESERLRYERLHPETVDPFELYEHARADAPDIEAITEYVTWDPYENPKDAFDWVAECGERFEAGEDAIYVLQPMEGDRAGELAGLAGLEPDWDRRLGTLGVWLRTPFWGRGYSGERAGRLLELAFDWLDLDVVAVTHDPDNENSRRAIESYVERFGGRKEGRIRNDIVVDGQPRDSIRYSISREEWERNRSP, via the coding sequence ATGTCGATCTTCCCCGCCGAGATGGAAAGCGAGCGGCTCCGATACGAGCGGCTCCACCCCGAGACGGTCGACCCGTTCGAGCTGTACGAGCACGCCCGGGCGGACGCACCCGATATTGAGGCCATCACGGAATACGTCACCTGGGACCCGTACGAAAATCCCAAGGACGCGTTCGACTGGGTCGCCGAGTGCGGGGAGCGGTTCGAGGCCGGTGAGGACGCGATCTACGTGCTTCAGCCGATGGAGGGCGACCGCGCCGGCGAGCTGGCCGGCCTCGCCGGCCTCGAACCCGACTGGGATCGCCGCTTGGGGACCCTCGGCGTCTGGCTTCGGACACCGTTCTGGGGGCGGGGGTATTCCGGCGAGCGGGCCGGTCGGCTGCTCGAACTCGCGTTCGATTGGCTCGATCTGGACGTCGTCGCGGTGACGCACGATCCCGACAACGAGAACTCGCGGCGCGCCATCGAGTCGTACGTGGAGCGGTTCGGCGGCCGCAAGGAGGGACGGATTCGCAACGACATCGTCGTCGACGGCCAGCCGCGCGATTCGATCAGGTACAGCATCTCTCGCGAGGAGTGGGAGCGGAACCGTTCCCCGTAG